CCACCGCCATGGCCGCCGCTGTGATCCGTCCGTTGCCAGGGGGTGCGCTTGAAGCGGCCCGCGGCACGGTCCCCGAGCGTCGAATGGGGAGGCAGCGCATCCTCCAGCGCCTCGAAGGCCGTGCAGATGTCATCGCGCAGCCGCTCGAACCAGGCGCGGGCGCGGGCCTTGCGGTTTTCCAGTGCGGCCGGGTCGGGGAGGGGGTAGGACATGGGCGTTATCTTGGGATTGATACTATTCATGCTTGAAGCCGTCCGTCTGCCTGAGCGCCTCGCCCAGTGCCATGGCCGCGGTCATCGCCACATTGATCGAGCGCAAATTCGGCCGCATCGGGACTTTCAGCCGGAGATCGGCGGCCTGGTGGACGGCCTCGGGCGCGCCGGCGGATTCGCGGCCGAACATCAGGATATCGCCGGCCTGGAAGGCGCAGTCGAGGTAGGAGGTCCCGGCCGCGGTCGTGAACAGAAGCAGCCGCAGGCCTTCCGACTGCCGCCATGCGTTGAATGCCGCCCAGGACTGGTGCCGGCGCAACGACACCTGATCGAGATAGTCCATGCCGGCCCGGCGGAAGGCGCGGTCCGAGCTCGGGAACCCGGTCGGTTCGACGATATGGGCCTCGACGCCGAGACAGGCGGCAAGCCGGAGAATCGTCCCGGTGTTCTGGGGGATGTCAGGCTCGTAAAGCGCGATCCGCATGGCCGGTGTTTCGGCCCGCCGCGGACGGCCGTCAATGGCACAAAAGCCCCATGGATAAAGGAT
The Rhodoplanes sp. Z2-YC6860 genome window above contains:
- a CDS encoding tRNA (cytidine(34)-2'-O)-methyltransferase → MRIALYEPDIPQNTGTILRLAACLGVEAHIVEPTGFPSSDRAFRRAGMDYLDQVSLRRHQSWAAFNAWRQSEGLRLLLFTTAAGTSYLDCAFQAGDILMFGRESAGAPEAVHQAADLRLKVPMRPNLRSINVAMTAAMALGEALRQTDGFKHE